The genomic DNA GATGCTTAAGTTAATTAAACGCAGGAACTGTTGCCAGTCGCATCTCTTCGATGGAAATGCTTGGTGCCACAGCAACAGGTCATCTGAGTGACCGGATAATGAAGGTCAAGCCTAAAGTGCTGTACTTTTAGTTTAGGCTGCACTTGAACTGGGCCATACGATGTGACGAAGCACTTTTCCCCTCCGATGGCCTCGCTGTCTTTAgtgttacacagcagcagcagcaacaaagagtGAACAGGTTATCTTCTGCCATCAGCTTAAAAAGagtggccacacacacacacacacacactcacactcacactcacacacatactcacactcacactcacactgatttGTTCCTCTTCTTTATGACCTTCACTGCTTTTGGACATTTCACTCTTCTGGCATTTAGGTCCTGCTATTTACTGTTTGGCCTGTTTGCTAAAAACGTTAAATCATTGTCCCTCCTGCACCCGCTTGCTCTgcgtcccccccccctctgcgTTTATGCTCTTTTCCCTCATGCGTTGAAGCACATAACCAAAAGCCAGGAATGCACTGTGACATTAAGTATCACaattttattacaaaaattaGATTCTTCATCTCTCAGTTTTGCCATGCTTGGAGCATAtaacaatacagtaaaaaacCCAGACCCAGAGAAGATAGTAAAGCAGATTTAGACAATGCTTTCACAGCACTCTGTCATCCATGCTGTTACTATACAAATACTGTAACATTCCTAATACAGAGTAGTACAAACACCTGCCAAAACACATCATGTCAGATAACAAATTggaattaaattacatttaccaGAGGAACAAGAAACTCAACCCAgctcagaaaagaaaacagaaaccaaCATTAAAATTGCAACTTAAAACATACTGAATGTGCTGAATATTTGAACCAGCCCAAGGCACCCAGGCTTTGTAGCAATGTTGGCAAGTTAACGACATTCTTACAGAAACACTTGAAGCGAACAACGATTACAAATTGACTTGTACTACAGTCTGACTTTGCAGTGTCCTTCAACATACCCTCCTCTCCCGGCGATCTCTTCGTCAGTCACAGTGCATGTTCCGGAGGGGTGGAGCAGAGTGAAGGAGGGGAGGgcggtgggggggtgggggcgtGGGGGGTGGAATGGGATCGGAGGGGGAGTTTCACAGGGAGCTGTACCGCGTCAGACATCACTTCACAGCGCCAAACACTGACAAGAATTGGTTGGACAGCATAATTTCCACTCTCCACGGGGTAAGGGGGAGGGAGTGGTTATGTAATTCCTCACTTGGATTGTGAATTGTCCAAACATAAGGCGCAGATTGCCAGCTGCCAGTCCAAGACGAAATAAGCCAAACGAAAAGCTTAGGTGTGCTTTCAACTGAACGTCcgagaaaaaagggaaacagaCATCAATACTTTCTCACTGAGGTTTCCGAGATGAATTAGATTTTTTCCTCAAGATGAAAAGAGTTGTTTTGCACATAAATACCTAAGAATGATAAAAATCCCAGATTTAAGCTTACCAATAACTCAAATAGTCTCTAACAAACGTCAAATGAAGACAAGAACGACAAAAGCTCAGAAATACAGGGAGGCTTTTCTTCAACGGTGAAATGCAGTTCAGTTGAGCGAACGGCAAGGCTCGAAGGTCCATTTGGTTGCTCCACCAAATATTTCGATGTTGCTCTCCGTCCAGGAGAAAACGTTGCCAGCCAGTGCTTTGCTATTGCAGGTCGCCAAGTTGTAGATCTCTGCGATAGAAAGTTTCCTATTCCAGATGTTCAAGTTTGCTAGCTCACCAACATAAGCTTGTGTGGCATCAAATCCTCCCCCCAACGTGTCCTGCGGAGCAACACAGACCGGCGTTAATCATCAGCAACACAAGTGCACATCAGAGTTTGAAATGAAGTGTTAGCGGGTCTGTTTTCAGAGAGGGAATTACAGGTTGACATATCAGGGGACTCGACACTTTTCCCTGTGAATGAACCTTAAACGGATGTGAACATGATACAATTTTAGGAACAAATGAAATGAGCTCTCTTTATTTTGCTCTCCAGTCTAGAACTCTTTTTTTATCCAAAAGAATCATTAATGCTGTGGGTCTCTTCCTTGTGAATTTGTCTCAAActcatttttctctgtaaaaaaaatgtttacctGTCACAAATCAGACCAAATTGATGAAGTACTGTTATTTTCTCCAATGCTGGGATGATAAATTACGCACTCGTTTAACTGGGGAACCATAATTGGACACCTTTACAATATCTTTCATAAACATGgccacaaaaataaatacacaaatgtcTTATTTTCACATATGTGAGGGACTGAATGTGCAGAAACTGTAATCactgatttgaaaatgaataaccACCTGCTCTTGTCCCAGTACCAGGACTCCCTCTGGTTTGATGGGGTGGTACGGTGCCAGATTCTCCCCACTTCCCCGCATCACTCCATCCTGGAAGGCCTCCCACATCCCGTCTCGGGTGGTCCACGTGATGCAGAGGTGATGCCATTTTCCATCATTGATGAGGAACGGCAGCTTCGCaacctgcagcacagacactaCCTTAATCATGTCTTTCCCACCAGTTAACAATCTCCCTTTCACACTTTACTTCAGTGATTCCCCACCTGAAAGATCCCCACTCCcacaccttctcctcctcctgctgaatCACTTCCCCTGTCACATATATCTTTTACTCCTTTAAAGGCCTTGTGCTGCTCACCTCACCACctatttttattccattttcagTTTCGGCACAGAGAAGCTGTCAATTACTCTGACTCATCCAGGCACAAAAGATTAGAACTTCCTCCCGCTGTCCCTGCTGAGTTAACACAATGCACGAGAATACAAAGAGCCACAATGATTCCCTGCAATTGTAAGAGATGAGTGAAATTTCCATTACCTTGTCATTGATGAGGATCTCCATGGGGTTGTTTCCCCACTCGATCAGCACCAGCTCGTTGGCCTGACCCGGGACAGCGTAGGAGAAGGGCGTCCCCACCCCAGGCGAGGCGTTGGACTTaatccacagacacacactgaaggagTACATCTCAGGGAGGCTCCTCTTGGCTTTGGCGTACATGTAGTTGGTTCTCAGAGGGAAAGTGAGCTGGAACTTGTCTGCTGGCCTGGTGTCTTTACCTGCAGATATAATGTCAGTTACTTGATTCCATATGTCAACTAGTATTTCCACTTATATGAACCCATGATGACGATTAGTCTCTTAATGGAAAACAGCGCATGtctgaaaatgtcacagattaCCGACATCTGATTGAATATGAAACACTCTTATTACAATCATTTTCTTTCCCTTGCCTGTGCAGGAGGgctcccccccacccctctctctctctctctctccctctaacaTACAACGTACGCAGGCGCATCATCACGTTTAGAAAAACCGTAGAATCCTCCCCAACGCGCCAGAGCGAGGCGCACCCTGCAAACTTTCTGTGCCTCTGACCTCTGTGGGAACATTCCCCTTTGCGTACAGACTCCTGTGTCAGGTTTTGGCCTTGGAAAACATAAAGTCAGCGAAGCCAAAGTGCTAACAGGTCATGAGATATGCAAAGCAGTGCAGctgccctctcctccctttcacTATCTGCGCGCAACGTGATGGTTGCGGCACTGGCAACGGTTCCACATGATCGCTGTAATACtgaggatttatttatttatttattttttgtaaagaCTGGGACGCCCTTGAACCTTAACCCCAATTAAATCCCCCTTAATCTTGTTCAGATCTCCCGCAGAGCCCCACTCATTCGGAGTCCTTACGCGCGCACTCCGCTCGCCCTGAAATTCCAAACGCACCTTTCTCCAGGTCTGTGATCCGATGGTGCAGAGAGGTGAGCGTGGTCTCCACTCTGTTCCGCTGCTCGGTGTCATTCCTGGAGCCAGGCTTGGTCTCCTCTATCGTGTTGACCCGGGACAGAACCTGCTTCTCCATGTCGTCTATCTTGTTTTGCAGCAGATCTTTCAGGCTGTTCGCCTGCACGGTGTTGTTCCCTCGGCTGTACTGCTGCAtcggacagagggagacagacactGCATGGGTTAGAGACGGACAGGGAATACTTTGTCTGATCTTAAACTCCGTgatctgtgtgctgctgttagTCCTAACACTGtccctcactgtgtgtttgtgcgcgcGCTCTGCGTCACATTATTCAGAAGGAAGCCTCCCTGCAACTGGTTTACTTTCCGTCATgcttctctctgactctcaAGAAAAAGTAATTAATAACCAGGGAGGCTCATTTCATCAACTTCTGACCCGACCAGAGCCGCTCTCCTCTGCTTGCCTACCTCTAGATTCTCCAGTCTGTGTTTCAGCGCCTGTAAAGTCTGTCCCAGCTGGGCCAGAGTGTCCGTGGTGCCCCGGGAAACATCTCCCATCGTGTTCTTCGACCCCGGCCGCCTCCCGCCGGGTCCCGCCGCCGGGAGGCTCTGGCTCTCGCAGCGGCTCAACTTAGACGTTAGTTCCCTGATTGTCTCCTTCTGGTTCATGATGGtctccttctgctgcagcaCGGTCTCTCGCAGCTGCATCACCGTGGTCTTCAGGTCCTCCGCCGGTCCGCTGTTCTGCATCGTGGCCGTGCACAAGTCCATATCCTTGGGTACCGATGTGCAAATAAACTGCGTCTGTCCGAAGTCTTGCGCGGAGCTCTCCACAACAACCAGCAGAGAAAGTAGGCAAAGTTTCCACGAGAATCCGTCCATGGCTCCTGTCATGCGTGGCGActcgagtgtgtgtgagggagtgtgcgTCGTCTCGGAggtttcagcaccacggagcTGTGACCACTGCTCTCCGTGTGCACTTTATATAGCGGACATAACGCAGCGCAGACTCACCGCATCACTGAGGGGAGGCAGTGGGTTCtgtcgtgcacacacacacagtccagccCCCTTATTTTAAGGTCGTCCTCGCTGTTTGAAAAGCGCCCACACCGTCCGTTTCTCCAGCAGTCAGCACGGAGAGCCTCCACTCCACCGTGTTAGACTGGTGGAGACGGACCATCAGGTGGCTTCATCATAGCCTCCATGTGAAGTAAAGTCCTGCCTCAGTACTGCAGCCCTGTTAGAGTAACctgttaaccctttaaccttctgctcaaccatatggtagagcactTTTTGACTCACtgtatcttattgaaaacatgttttacatctcaaccgtttggtagaggccaatatttccaaaaatgtggggtctgttcataaaaaaacatagatttttgtaattagtgccccaaggaaataaaatacataaagaatcatttttttcattgcttttttcttggtgaggaggttaaagggtagCAGGGGGGCAGGCAGCACTGAGACTCTTTACTTCACTAAGAGTACTGTAGTCCAACACTTAGAAGGAAGAGTCCTACTCTGTCAGTCTCCACTGAAAGTTGTATGAACATGTACAGATGCTCTGTGTACAGTAGGCAGAACTGGCCGGCCCACCTTAAATCAAATACGGTCCCCACTTTGAGAGGAAGCTGTCCCACGGTGGATCAGAGTCACCCTCACATTAACCCACAGCACTGAGACCATGTCTGCTGCTCTCCGGGGGGAGAAGGCTGCTGCCTGGCCCTCTGGCTCTCTGGATGTTTGGATGTTTGGATGTAGGccacagagaagcagcagcgGTCTGGATGTGTTTGGTGAAGAACACCACGGCGAGAGGAGGCgctgaaagaaaagagaaaacattctCCAAATACTTAAACAGGCTGTTACGCAACTCCCACTTTAATAAATAAGATCCAACCATTCCACGCACAGGGGATCTCTTTATTGAGACACCTTTTCTTTTAGTTACTCTCTTTCACATTGCATTAATAATTCACAAGAAGtgaacttttttcttttaatagtTATAACATTTGTTCATATATTTATTGTCAGTTTACTATTATAGTATATCTAgtatattatttgtttttctcagcttGCGGTACTTGCTTCATCtttctttatatttctatttctgtataTCCCTATATCCCATACTTGCCCCACAGAGGCCAGTTCATTGTAtgtgaaaacattcaaaaatacaaacagtgcaGATGGTGgacaaatgaaacaacaatATGATTTTGAATACATGAATCCAAAATAATAAATGCACTCATTgaaag from Pempheris klunzingeri isolate RE-2024b chromosome 3, fPemKlu1.hap1, whole genome shotgun sequence includes the following:
- the LOC139198943 gene encoding neuronal pentraxin-1-like, which encodes MDGFSWKLCLLSLLVVVESSAQDFGQTQFICTSVPKDMDLCTATMQNSGPAEDLKTTVMQLRETVLQQKETIMNQKETIRELTSKLSRCESQSLPAAGPGGRRPGSKNTMGDVSRGTTDTLAQLGQTLQALKHRLENLEQYSRGNNTVQANSLKDLLQNKIDDMEKQVLSRVNTIEETKPGSRNDTEQRNRVETTLTSLHHRITDLEKGKDTRPADKFQLTFPLRTNYMYAKAKRSLPEMYSFSVCLWIKSNASPGVGTPFSYAVPGQANELVLIEWGNNPMEILINDKVAKLPFLINDGKWHHLCITWTTRDGMWEAFQDGVMRGSGENLAPYHPIKPEGVLVLGQEQDTLGGGFDATQAYVGELANLNIWNRKLSIAEIYNLATCNSKALAGNVFSWTESNIEIFGGATKWTFEPCRSLN